From the Brevibacillus choshinensis genome, one window contains:
- a CDS encoding DinB family protein: METTIARLQKHLQEVPQAFRAIPADQTTKSPVPEKWSPLEILGHLCDSAINNLGRFIRAQTEQPYHIVPYKQNEWVSNQAYQERPVEEIVQLWIGLNQSVLHVMKTMPPDKGQHRCEVPDGTTVTLEWLMADYVDHLEHHLGQICKGI; encoded by the coding sequence ATGGAAACCACCATCGCTCGATTGCAGAAGCATTTGCAGGAGGTTCCTCAGGCTTTTCGCGCGATACCAGCCGATCAGACGACAAAAAGTCCAGTTCCAGAAAAATGGTCTCCCCTAGAAATTCTGGGCCATTTGTGTGATTCAGCGATCAACAATCTCGGACGCTTTATTCGAGCTCAGACGGAACAGCCTTATCACATCGTTCCTTACAAGCAGAACGAGTGGGTAAGTAACCAGGCGTATCAGGAACGGCCAGTGGAAGAAATCGTACAGCTGTGGATCGGCTTGAACCAATCGGTGCTGCACGTAATGAAGACGATGCCACCGGATAAAGGTCAACATCGATGTGAAGTGCCCGATGGTACTACCGTTACTCTGGAGTGGCTCATGGCCGATTACGTGGATCATCTGGAGCATCATCTTGGACAAATCTGTAAAGGAATCTAG
- a CDS encoding MBL fold metallo-hydrolase: protein MIHIYNHEDVVCVEGIVKRRGRDSSIYVFLTDGMLIDTGPKMIEESLIPFYQSSAFESVVLTHSHEDHVGTAAWIENNLNVPIYIHDRGVAFCSQQADYPEYRQLTWGIREPFHAHPLKKSFHSRTLDWKVLETPGHAHDHIALIHEKTGRLFAGDLFLGIKTKVILREESIPILMSSIRLVLSHDFQALYCAHAGYIANGKAMLQKKLDHLENLTGEILLLHGRGMSADEINRTLFPMNLPIVEASEGEFDSIHIVTSVLAGYEQHDSIC from the coding sequence ATGATTCACATCTACAATCACGAAGATGTCGTATGTGTGGAAGGGATTGTGAAAAGACGAGGACGTGATTCATCTATCTATGTGTTCTTGACGGATGGCATGCTGATCGATACAGGGCCGAAAATGATCGAAGAATCGCTGATCCCGTTTTACCAATCCTCAGCCTTCGAGTCTGTCGTCCTCACCCACAGTCACGAGGATCATGTAGGAACGGCTGCCTGGATCGAAAACAATCTCAACGTGCCCATTTACATTCATGATAGAGGGGTTGCCTTTTGTTCACAGCAAGCCGATTACCCGGAGTACCGTCAACTCACATGGGGGATCCGAGAGCCGTTTCACGCACATCCTTTAAAAAAATCGTTCCACTCACGTACTCTGGATTGGAAAGTGCTCGAAACGCCGGGCCATGCCCATGACCATATCGCCTTGATCCATGAAAAGACGGGCCGTTTGTTCGCTGGGGATCTCTTTTTGGGCATCAAAACAAAAGTCATCCTGCGGGAAGAGTCGATTCCAATACTGATGAGCTCCATTCGTCTGGTCCTGTCCCACGATTTTCAAGCCCTGTATTGTGCCCATGCTGGCTATATCGCAAATGGCAAAGCCATGCTGCAAAAAAAGCTCGACCACCTGGAGAACCTCACCGGTGAAATTCTTCTCCTCCACGGCAGAGGGATGTCAGCCGATGAGATCAATCGTACTCTCTTTCCTATGAATCTGCCGATCGTAGAAGCATCCGAAGGCGAATTTGACTCCATACATATCGTCACGTCTGTACTAGCAGGCTACGAGCAGCACGATAGCATCTGCTAA
- the hrpB gene encoding ATP-dependent helicase HrpB, translated as MKALPIDEILPELIEKLRAHTRAVLVAAPGAGKTTRVPLALRDEPWLAGRRILMLEPRRLAARSSARYMAAALGEQVGQTVGYRVKMDAKVGPSTRIEVITEGVLTRMLQADPGLEDVGLILFDEFHERSLHADLGLALSLQAQSLFREDLRLVVMSATLDASSVAAMMENAPVIVSEGRVFPVQTHYLTRPMEGRLETNIVQLIQQALSEETGDMLVFLPGAGEIRRVETLLRESDLPSSTVLAPLYGALPQEVQDAAIQPGTSGKRKIVLATSIAETSLTVEGVRIVIDSGLMRVPRFSPRTGMTRLETIQVSKASADQRRGRAGRLTPGVCYRMWTLQEDRALTAHTAPEIKEADLTPLALELAAWGVNDPAELSWLDEPPKAALEHAHELLLQLGALDPDKRITSHGRQLAEMPLHPRLGHMIQKAKERGLTGMACELAALLGEKDILRGRKAAHDVDLRLRMETLRSVASRGEAALSGHADYVEVDEGACRRIWQEAAQLKQAWSSSLQKEGAKQSVSLDAIGTLLAEAYPDRIGQRRGNGKYLLRNGRGAAFATDQPLAYAPYIVAAQLDDQGSDSRIMLAASITQTELEGVCDEQVEEETAVWWEKASQSVRARKRTRLGALILREASVAQANQEAVTEALLSGIASEGLGLLPWNRHSRQLQERMLFMHRLDDAWPDVSDDALLETLGEWLGPHAYGCKSRDDLSRLSLTSILESMLSWNQKRELDEHAPTHMVVPSGSRVPIDYNNQEAPILAVRLQELFGWKETPRIGSGRIPLTLQLLSPAHRPVQVTRDLASFWLHTYFEVKKDLKGRYPKHYWPDDPLQAIPTNRTRPRS; from the coding sequence ATGAAAGCACTGCCTATAGATGAAATTTTGCCCGAATTGATTGAAAAGCTGAGAGCGCATACGAGGGCTGTTCTCGTCGCTGCTCCTGGGGCGGGAAAGACGACGCGGGTTCCACTGGCACTGCGGGATGAGCCTTGGCTCGCGGGACGTCGTATTTTGATGCTGGAGCCGCGCCGTCTGGCTGCGAGGTCTTCGGCACGGTATATGGCTGCTGCCTTGGGAGAGCAGGTCGGGCAGACAGTGGGGTATCGTGTCAAAATGGATGCGAAGGTAGGGCCGAGCACCCGAATCGAGGTCATCACAGAAGGGGTACTGACCCGTATGCTCCAGGCAGACCCTGGGCTAGAAGATGTCGGGCTCATCCTATTCGATGAATTTCATGAGCGAAGCTTGCATGCGGATCTCGGACTGGCCCTCAGCCTGCAGGCACAGAGCTTATTTCGAGAAGACTTGCGCCTCGTCGTGATGTCGGCGACTCTGGATGCTTCTTCCGTAGCTGCGATGATGGAGAACGCACCGGTGATCGTGAGTGAAGGCAGAGTGTTTCCGGTACAAACGCACTATCTCACACGGCCGATGGAGGGACGTCTGGAGACGAACATCGTACAGTTGATCCAGCAGGCGTTGTCCGAGGAAACCGGAGATATGCTAGTCTTTCTCCCTGGTGCGGGTGAAATTCGCCGCGTAGAGACCTTGCTTCGTGAGAGCGACTTGCCGTCCTCTACCGTTCTCGCGCCTCTCTATGGTGCGCTCCCACAAGAAGTGCAGGATGCTGCGATTCAGCCGGGAACGTCTGGGAAGCGCAAGATCGTCTTGGCTACATCGATTGCTGAGACAAGCCTGACGGTAGAAGGGGTACGCATTGTCATCGATAGCGGCTTGATGCGGGTCCCGCGTTTTTCTCCCCGAACAGGGATGACGCGACTAGAAACGATCCAGGTATCAAAGGCGTCCGCAGATCAGCGTCGAGGCAGGGCAGGTCGGCTCACGCCAGGTGTCTGCTACCGGATGTGGACGCTGCAGGAGGATCGTGCCCTGACTGCTCACACGGCACCAGAAATCAAGGAAGCGGATTTGACCCCACTCGCTCTCGAGTTGGCAGCGTGGGGTGTGAATGATCCAGCTGAGCTGTCATGGCTGGACGAACCGCCAAAAGCAGCACTCGAGCATGCCCATGAGCTATTACTCCAGCTCGGTGCATTGGATCCTGACAAGCGTATTACTTCACATGGACGACAGCTTGCTGAAATGCCTTTGCACCCGAGATTAGGGCATATGATCCAAAAAGCAAAGGAACGGGGACTCACAGGTATGGCATGCGAGCTGGCAGCCCTGCTGGGGGAAAAGGACATTTTGAGGGGGAGAAAGGCTGCTCATGATGTAGATCTGCGGCTGCGAATGGAGACACTTCGTTCGGTAGCATCCAGAGGAGAGGCGGCTCTGTCGGGGCATGCGGATTACGTAGAAGTCGACGAAGGAGCGTGCCGAAGGATATGGCAGGAAGCTGCTCAGCTCAAACAGGCTTGGAGTAGTAGTCTGCAAAAAGAGGGAGCGAAACAAAGCGTCTCTCTGGACGCGATCGGTACCTTGCTGGCGGAAGCCTATCCGGATCGAATCGGACAACGCAGAGGAAATGGGAAGTATTTGCTTCGCAATGGGCGTGGAGCGGCATTTGCCACAGATCAACCGCTAGCGTACGCTCCTTATATCGTGGCGGCACAGCTGGACGATCAAGGATCAGACAGTCGCATCATGTTGGCCGCGAGTATCACCCAGACAGAGCTGGAAGGCGTATGCGATGAGCAGGTGGAGGAAGAAACAGCGGTATGGTGGGAGAAAGCATCCCAATCGGTGCGTGCCCGCAAACGAACGCGTCTCGGTGCGCTGATCCTGCGGGAAGCGTCTGTCGCCCAAGCGAATCAAGAGGCAGTCACGGAGGCATTACTTAGTGGGATTGCGTCAGAGGGTCTAGGGCTTTTGCCGTGGAATCGCCATTCCCGCCAGCTACAGGAGCGCATGCTCTTTATGCATAGACTGGATGACGCTTGGCCAGATGTATCAGATGATGCACTGCTAGAGACGCTGGGAGAGTGGCTGGGACCGCATGCCTATGGTTGCAAAAGCCGGGATGACTTATCGAGGCTGTCCCTCACTTCTATCCTGGAGAGCATGCTGAGCTGGAACCAAAAGAGGGAGCTGGATGAACACGCCCCCACCCATATGGTCGTTCCCAGCGGCTCTCGTGTACCGATCGACTATAACAATCAGGAGGCACCCATCCTAGCAGTACGATTACAAGAGCTGTTTGGCTGGAAAGAGACACCGAGGATTGGGAGTGGACGTATTCCGCTGACGCTGCAACTGCTGTCGCCTGCACATCGACCGGTCCAGGTCACGAGGGATTTGGCCAGCTTTTGGCTGCATACGTATTTTGAAGTGAAGAAAGATTTGAAGGGGCGCTATCCCAAGCATTACTGGCCGGACGATCCGCTGCAGGCTATTCCTACAAACCGTACGCGCCCACGTTCCTAG
- the bluB gene encoding 5,6-dimethylbenzimidazole synthase, with translation MNRLTDEEKIGLYKAISNRRDIRTFRSDPVPPEKLAMILAAAHHAPSVGFMQPWNFIMVTDDTLKQQLAESADKERRALSIHYEGSGRESTFLELKIQGIKEAPVTICVTCDPTRGGDHVLGRNSIPETDIMSVSCAIQNMWLAAYAEELAMGWVSFYKKSDVRRILDIPPHIDPVALLSIGYTDHYPDRPLLEIHQWEKRQDLQKLIYRERWGADTTVPE, from the coding sequence ATGAATCGATTGACGGACGAAGAAAAAATCGGTCTCTATAAAGCCATTAGCAATCGAAGAGATATACGCACATTTCGCAGCGACCCCGTCCCGCCTGAAAAGCTGGCCATGATCCTCGCTGCTGCTCATCACGCGCCATCTGTCGGGTTCATGCAGCCGTGGAATTTCATCATGGTTACAGACGATACCCTCAAGCAACAGCTGGCTGAAAGTGCAGACAAAGAAAGGCGTGCTCTGTCGATTCATTATGAAGGCTCTGGGCGTGAGTCTACTTTTCTGGAGCTGAAAATTCAAGGAATCAAGGAAGCACCTGTCACGATCTGTGTGACCTGTGACCCGACTCGTGGTGGTGACCACGTTCTTGGGCGAAATTCCATACCGGAGACAGACATCATGTCCGTCAGCTGTGCCATCCAAAACATGTGGCTGGCTGCTTACGCCGAAGAACTGGCTATGGGGTGGGTCAGCTTTTATAAAAAATCAGATGTCCGCCGGATTCTAGACATCCCCCCTCACATCGATCCAGTAGCCTTGCTGTCCATTGGATACACCGACCACTATCCGGACCGTCCTCTCCTGGAGATCCATCAGTGGGAAAAACGTCAGGATTTGCAAAAGCTCATTTACCGCGAGCGCTGGGGAGCTGACACGACCGTACCGGAGTAA
- a CDS encoding response regulator transcription factor produces the protein MKNILIVEDELPISRVLKAYLEKSQFQVEQAFTGDEAVRKFDAVNPALVLLDVMLPGKSGWSILEHIRKKSSCPVIMLTALGQIDNKLMGLHQGADDYITKPFIADEVVARVQAVLRRSAHIIQGDQLRHFGSLKVDFKAYTVTLHGIELAFTPKDLSLFLFLAQYKNQTFTREQLIEQVWGMDYEGSDRAVDLSIKRIRRSLENWPTAEGEIRTYRGLGYKLCVYE, from the coding sequence ATGAAGAACATCCTGATTGTGGAAGACGAATTGCCGATCTCCCGTGTTTTGAAGGCCTATCTGGAAAAGAGCCAGTTTCAGGTGGAGCAGGCGTTTACCGGTGACGAGGCTGTACGGAAATTTGATGCAGTCAACCCGGCGCTTGTCTTGTTGGATGTCATGCTTCCTGGCAAAAGCGGCTGGAGCATTTTGGAACATATACGCAAAAAAAGCTCGTGCCCGGTGATCATGCTGACGGCACTCGGGCAGATCGACAATAAACTGATGGGATTGCATCAGGGAGCCGATGATTACATAACGAAACCGTTTATTGCGGATGAGGTCGTGGCGCGTGTCCAAGCTGTGCTGCGCCGATCTGCTCATATCATACAGGGCGATCAGCTCCGACATTTCGGCAGCCTGAAGGTAGACTTCAAGGCGTATACCGTCACCCTACACGGGATTGAGCTGGCGTTTACCCCGAAAGACCTGTCGTTATTTTTGTTTTTGGCGCAGTACAAAAATCAGACGTTCACGAGAGAGCAGCTCATCGAACAAGTGTGGGGCATGGATTACGAAGGGAGCGATCGTGCCGTAGACCTGTCGATCAAACGAATCCGAAGATCGCTGGAGAACTGGCCGACTGCAGAAGGGGAGATCCGAACCTATCGCGGATTAGGATACAAGCTGTGTGTGTATGAATAA
- a CDS encoding HAMP domain-containing sensor histidine kinase has protein sequence MNKNKQTTLFRYWTTRYLIILCVGLMVVGIASSVWITYNETQKRLDFMRLTAAEISERILDTEGKIKITPFLFRILDNRQETLRLNYKPFMLILDEQNRPVFNGPGPFSSELSKRAVELTEAGEEVTEVTLSRGEKLLFVKRSITAQEKNVGWVLLFTPKKEMMRSTTEFQLLFIMLISLGLLGWLVIYLLTKKLSQPIKDVADAAKQIVTGDYDIHLDKNSREKEIYELIHSFKEMADRLRQLELMRTELLAGVTHELKTPVTSISGLVQAVKDDIVSGVEAKEFLEICSKETARLQKMVEDLLDFNSFAVGDIRIRRESQNVHELVQEITHQWRIVQEEDTLELTVDKSEKPIIVSTDPLRIQQVLYNLLNNAAQASSAAGGRIDVSLSETEQEIRIAVKDNGMGIPAAEQPFVFDRFYRGEEKKHTVRGLGLGLSFSRMIAQALGGNLVLTHSSEAGTTFTLILRK, from the coding sequence ATGAATAAAAACAAGCAGACCACGCTTTTTCGCTATTGGACGACGCGCTACCTGATCATCCTGTGTGTCGGTTTAATGGTTGTAGGGATCGCTTCGAGCGTCTGGATCACTTACAACGAAACGCAAAAACGCCTCGATTTCATGAGACTGACGGCTGCAGAGATTTCTGAGCGCATTCTCGATACAGAGGGGAAAATCAAGATCACCCCGTTTTTGTTCCGCATTCTGGACAACCGCCAAGAGACGTTGCGCCTGAATTACAAGCCATTTATGCTCATACTCGATGAACAGAATCGCCCGGTATTTAATGGCCCCGGTCCTTTTTCCAGCGAATTGTCAAAGCGAGCAGTCGAGCTGACAGAAGCGGGGGAAGAGGTGACAGAGGTCACGCTCTCACGCGGTGAAAAACTGCTGTTTGTGAAACGAAGTATTACGGCACAGGAGAAAAATGTGGGCTGGGTCCTGCTGTTTACTCCGAAAAAGGAAATGATGAGGAGCACAACGGAATTTCAGCTGCTGTTCATTATGCTGATCAGCCTGGGACTGCTCGGTTGGCTCGTCATCTACCTGCTGACGAAAAAGCTCTCCCAGCCGATCAAGGACGTCGCAGATGCGGCGAAACAGATCGTCACCGGTGACTACGACATCCATTTGGACAAAAACAGCCGCGAAAAGGAAATCTATGAATTGATCCACTCGTTCAAAGAGATGGCCGATCGTCTGCGGCAGTTGGAGCTGATGCGAACGGAGCTTTTGGCGGGTGTGACGCATGAGCTGAAAACGCCTGTTACCTCGATCAGCGGGCTTGTTCAGGCGGTCAAGGATGACATCGTCAGCGGTGTGGAGGCAAAGGAATTCTTGGAGATCTGCTCCAAAGAAACAGCGCGCCTGCAAAAAATGGTGGAGGATCTGCTCGACTTCAACTCGTTTGCAGTGGGGGATATTCGCATCCGCAGAGAGAGTCAAAATGTGCATGAGCTCGTGCAGGAAATCACTCATCAATGGCGGATCGTTCAGGAGGAGGACACGCTTGAGCTGACTGTCGACAAATCGGAAAAGCCGATCATTGTTTCTACTGACCCGTTGCGCATTCAACAAGTGCTCTACAATTTGCTGAACAATGCCGCACAAGCATCGTCTGCGGCTGGTGGACGAATCGATGTGAGTCTATCTGAGACGGAACAGGAGATTCGCATTGCTGTAAAGGACAACGGGATGGGGATTCCAGCCGCGGAACAGCCTTTTGTTTTTGATCGATTCTACCGCGGGGAAGAGAAGAAGCACACCGTACGTGGATTGGGATTAGGCCTGTCCTTTAGCCGGATGATTGCGCAGGCACTGGGAGGAAATCTGGTGCTGACACACAGCTCGGAAGCAGGAACGACCTTTACGCTGATCCTACGCAAATGA
- a CDS encoding efflux RND transporter periplasmic adaptor subunit — translation MTEADKKRTFFSKGRSSNKRWMVLGLAVVLIGGGVYGYQTFMTPKRAQAAFQVDTVKSGDVSETVLASSTVQASKRTSLSFADAEDAKDAISSIKVGVGDQVKAGQVLATMDDSVAQIQVTNSQANLLSAQAKLDEAQKRKTTAEMKTLQANVNQTKTDLELAKQSIDSQKAINDEAKAKASLANAQKTYASQKALYEAGAISKTEYDTAQTDLDQAQRDYNTAVLTAGQTKGQSTSKVEQAQAAYDTAVEALNEAHEGPDASTVLSAKAAVEQAKAQLQQAQKALHAVTLKAPMDGVIVQLNGNAGEIPGSDFIIMDNSNSGALEVLAQISQSDIGKVKEGLNVSFTTSSYTDKIFTGTVKLVYPEAKTDSGVTSYDVLLSVSNKEGLLKIGMTMNVTIEIGTHQNVLVVPAQALQTQNGKDGVYLYAGSTDNNSGRPYRFQPVKIGYFASDKVEITEGLKEGDKVVLLANTATTSSSSQNSNRMGGMPGLGGMGGMGGGFSGGGGGMRGR, via the coding sequence GTGACGGAAGCGGATAAGAAACGTACGTTTTTTTCCAAAGGAAGATCGAGCAATAAACGATGGATGGTACTCGGATTGGCGGTCGTGCTGATCGGAGGTGGGGTATACGGCTATCAAACTTTCATGACCCCGAAAAGAGCCCAGGCGGCTTTTCAGGTAGACACCGTAAAATCGGGTGACGTGTCAGAGACGGTACTGGCATCGAGTACCGTGCAGGCATCCAAACGAACGTCTCTGTCTTTTGCCGATGCGGAGGATGCCAAGGACGCGATTTCTTCCATCAAGGTCGGGGTAGGCGATCAAGTAAAAGCAGGACAAGTGCTGGCCACGATGGATGACTCTGTCGCCCAAATCCAGGTGACCAATTCCCAAGCGAATCTTTTGTCCGCCCAAGCCAAGCTGGATGAAGCACAGAAACGCAAGACTACGGCGGAAATGAAAACCTTGCAAGCAAACGTCAACCAGACCAAGACCGATCTGGAGCTGGCAAAGCAGTCTATCGACTCGCAAAAAGCGATCAACGATGAGGCGAAAGCGAAAGCCAGTCTGGCCAATGCGCAGAAAACATACGCGTCGCAAAAAGCTTTGTACGAGGCGGGTGCTATCTCCAAGACAGAGTATGATACAGCACAAACGGATCTGGATCAGGCACAGCGTGACTACAACACAGCAGTTCTGACAGCTGGCCAAACCAAGGGCCAATCGACCAGCAAGGTAGAGCAGGCGCAGGCGGCCTACGATACAGCAGTTGAAGCGCTAAACGAAGCCCATGAAGGTCCGGATGCCTCGACTGTCCTATCTGCTAAAGCCGCGGTCGAGCAGGCAAAAGCGCAGCTACAGCAAGCGCAAAAGGCTTTACATGCAGTTACTTTGAAAGCTCCGATGGATGGCGTGATCGTACAACTAAATGGGAACGCCGGGGAAATACCAGGTAGCGACTTCATTATTATGGACAACTCGAATTCCGGAGCGCTGGAAGTATTGGCGCAAATCAGTCAGAGCGATATCGGTAAAGTAAAAGAAGGTCTGAACGTTTCCTTTACGACGAGCTCCTATACAGACAAGATATTCACGGGAACCGTCAAGCTGGTGTATCCAGAGGCAAAAACGGACTCAGGTGTGACGAGCTATGATGTTTTGCTCTCGGTTTCCAACAAGGAAGGTCTGCTGAAGATCGGCATGACGATGAATGTGACGATCGAGATCGGGACCCATCAAAATGTGCTGGTCGTTCCCGCTCAAGCCTTGCAGACCCAAAATGGTAAAGACGGTGTGTACTTGTACGCAGGCAGCACCGATAACAACTCAGGCAGACCGTATCGTTTTCAGCCTGTAAAGATCGGTTACTTTGCATCAGACAAAGTCGAAATCACGGAAGGATTGAAAGAAGGTGACAAAGTCGTTCTCCTAGCAAACACCGCAACTACCTCATCTTCGAGCCAGAACTCTAATCGCATGGGTGGCATGCCTGGTTTGGGCGGCATGGGCGGTATGGGAGGAGGCTTCTCTGGTGGGGGAGGCGGAATGAGAGGTCGATGA
- a CDS encoding ABC transporter ATP-binding protein: MKPVIQIEDVKKLYQIGDQEIQALRGVSLTIEEGDFVAIMGPSGSGKSSMMNVIGCLDKPTSGEFYLDGYPVSQAHDDELAEIRNRKIGFVFQNFNLLPRTTAVENVELPLLYGGTPARERRERAIQALIDVGLKDRLVNKPNELSGGQQQRVSIARALVNDPVILLADEPTGALDTKTSEEIMGIFQQLNDAGKTVILVTHEPDIAEYAKRIVRFRDGQIVSNEVVSERRRASSEEVKR; the protein is encoded by the coding sequence ATGAAACCAGTCATTCAGATTGAAGACGTAAAAAAGCTGTATCAAATCGGAGATCAGGAAATTCAGGCGTTGCGCGGCGTCAGCCTGACGATTGAAGAAGGAGATTTCGTCGCGATCATGGGACCATCCGGTTCAGGAAAGTCGTCGATGATGAACGTGATCGGTTGCCTGGATAAACCGACATCGGGAGAATTTTATTTGGATGGTTACCCCGTGTCGCAGGCTCATGATGATGAGCTCGCGGAAATCCGCAACCGCAAGATTGGTTTTGTCTTTCAAAATTTTAATCTGCTCCCACGCACGACAGCTGTAGAAAATGTGGAGCTGCCGCTCTTGTACGGAGGCACACCTGCAAGAGAACGGCGGGAGCGGGCCATCCAAGCGTTGATCGATGTGGGCCTGAAAGATCGTCTGGTCAACAAACCGAACGAGTTGTCGGGTGGACAGCAGCAGCGCGTTTCCATTGCGAGAGCACTGGTCAATGATCCTGTCATTTTGCTGGCGGATGAGCCGACGGGTGCCTTGGACACCAAGACGAGTGAAGAAATCATGGGCATCTTTCAGCAGCTAAACGATGCGGGAAAAACCGTCATTCTCGTAACACATGAACCGGATATCGCGGAATATGCCAAACGGATTGTGCGTTTTCGCGATGGACAGATCGTATCGAATGAAGTGGTATCCGAGCGGAGAAGAGCGTCTTCAGAGGAAGTGAAGCGATGA
- a CDS encoding ABC transporter permease — MSLVECIRISFRSIRANGLRSILTMLGIIIGVAAVIAMVAIGEGTSSSVATQINGLGSNLLIVSPGQATQGRVSLGAGSLNTLTLADAEAIEQKESVSGVAPSVNGRGQIVWGSNNYSSSLEGTTAAFPQVRNAQVERGRFFSNFEVKQQFNVAVIGTEVANNLFSNNNTNPIGQTVQINKIPFTIIGVLKSQGSSGMTNNDDRIIIPITTAMNRLTGGKNVGTIYVSAVSSDQMEQAQQDIQSTLRSKHNLRPQAADDFRITSQTDILSTAQEVSSSMTALLSGIAAISLIVGGIGVMNIMLVSVTERTREIGIRKAIGAKRGDILRQFLIEAVTLSLIGGIIGIVLGVGAALAISKFGGMTTAISISPILYAFLTSSLVGVVFGVYPARKAAQLRPIDALRYE, encoded by the coding sequence ATGAGTTTAGTAGAGTGCATACGTATTTCATTTCGGAGCATCCGAGCCAATGGTTTACGGTCGATCCTCACCATGCTGGGCATCATCATCGGCGTAGCGGCAGTCATCGCCATGGTCGCAATCGGAGAAGGGACTTCCAGCAGTGTGGCTACTCAGATCAATGGATTGGGGAGTAACCTCCTGATTGTCTCGCCAGGTCAAGCAACACAAGGGAGGGTTAGTCTGGGAGCAGGCTCTCTCAATACGTTGACTCTGGCCGATGCGGAGGCGATCGAGCAAAAGGAGTCTGTGTCCGGCGTAGCCCCTAGCGTAAATGGAAGGGGGCAGATCGTATGGGGGAGCAATAACTACTCCAGTTCTCTTGAAGGGACCACAGCCGCGTTTCCCCAAGTACGCAATGCCCAGGTAGAGAGAGGACGCTTTTTCTCCAATTTTGAAGTCAAGCAGCAATTCAATGTGGCGGTCATTGGTACGGAGGTAGCGAACAATCTGTTCTCCAACAACAACACCAACCCGATTGGGCAAACCGTGCAGATTAACAAGATTCCCTTTACGATTATCGGTGTACTGAAAAGTCAGGGAAGCTCCGGTATGACCAACAATGACGACCGCATCATCATCCCGATTACGACGGCGATGAATCGTTTGACTGGTGGAAAGAATGTCGGCACGATCTACGTTTCAGCCGTGTCCTCGGATCAGATGGAGCAAGCGCAACAGGATATCCAAAGCACGTTGCGCAGCAAGCACAATCTAAGACCGCAGGCGGCAGATGATTTTCGCATCACTTCACAGACGGATATTCTCAGCACCGCCCAGGAAGTATCCAGCTCGATGACAGCCTTGTTGTCAGGAATCGCAGCAATTTCCTTGATAGTAGGGGGTATCGGGGTCATGAATATTATGCTGGTGTCTGTAACCGAGCGTACGCGAGAGATCGGTATTCGCAAAGCGATCGGCGCCAAACGTGGCGATATTCTTCGACAGTTTTTGATTGAAGCAGTCACACTCAGCTTGATCGGCGGGATCATAGGGATTGTCTTGGGGGTCGGCGCAGCGCTTGCAATCAGCAAATTTGGAGGCATGACTACAGCGATCAGTATTTCGCCGATCCTGTACGCGTTTTTGACCTCTTCTCTGGTCGGAGTCGTTTTCGGTGTCTATCCGGCGAGAAAAGCAGCACAGCTGAGGCCGATTGATGCCCTGCGTTACGAATAA